GAAGTTAGAGTaacattaaaaaagtatttgtcATAGATAAACAATGAACATTGTTAAAATGTTATCTACTAATGTTAAGTCGTTGTGTAGTTGAAAAActagtaaaactttttttgttcattttgaaTATTCAATTGGAAATTCTAGGTAAATAAAAAGGACCAAATTTGTTGACAGCATTTTAGTAGCGTCGTATACATATCAGCAACCTCTAAAGCACATAAGCGTTGCCATAAAGTGCTCGCAGTATGTGGAAAAAGGGCGAAAAACATTTTCACCGCTCATTTAATCTCGGAAAGTGTCAGGTAATTCACCACGCCACTTACCTGTGTATGAAATAATATGACACAAAAGACACGAAGCTTAAACGGATAATGAATGTAAAAGCAAGCAACCTCTGTACTCTCTActtacttagtttttttttaatgcaaacatGCAAAGATCGGTGAACGTACAGCCTTTCcactatattttatagtattccATGTTATTGTTGTAGGTAAGTTGATGTATTTGCAGTGAAAGgtgattatattttacaacacaAACACTATGGAATACATTaaccaattgtttttttttgtttttatagtacactgtaaatgtatgtaataaCTATTTaccaaatcctactaatattataaacgcgaaagtttgtatggatgtttgttactctttaacgccgctactactgaagcaatttggctaaaatttggaatgaaaatggattttactctggattaacccacagggctactttttatcctgaaaaaatccatggtttcccgagatttgcgaagaCTGATgatttaatgatatgaatgtttgtttctctttcacgcctcgactacttaactgaattagctgaaatttggtattgagatatattatagcatggattaacacactggctactttttatctcggaaaaatacatggttcccgaaggaatttgtgaaaaactaaattccacgcagacgaagtcgcgggcgtccactagttaaaaatatatattttatattgcaacCGTAAAGCTAGTAAATCACCAAAAAAACAGTCTGGTATACGTACATACATTAGTTTTACATGGAGTATTTATAACATGAATGAAAACAAGACGATTAAGTTACTTTTTAGTATGACGTCACACGCCCTTCGCTTCCTTTAGTGTTTACACACTACTTCTATGaaagtaaggtaaggtaggaTATGGTGCtatatgtaaatttattttttagtatcaAAGTATTCTTTTACTTCAAATAAAGAAAGATTTCTGTATTTACGTAAAATCCTTGGTCCAtttataggtacaaaaataaaaagaagaaaagcaCTTCATATTTCTTGACATAAGGAGGCTATGAACAAAAAGAGACGAGTTCTAAAGCCGCAAGCAAACCTTAAAAACTTCCCGACATGAAAGTTTAAAAGTGATCCGGTAGGGTGGCTGGGGTGGGTTGCCTAGCAACCGCCCGCCCGCCTCGCGCCGCAAATCTCAGTTCGGTGCCAGAAAACcgtatatttattgtttcttgGTTTCTTGCTTACATTTATATTGTAGTAATGATATTCCCCTGCTCGCCGTATGCCCCTGCATATATCGTGGGCGGAGAGGGAAAACTAGATAACtgacatttttgaaaaaacatattttttgcgTATTTGTCATGTATCGAAGCGTTTTCttgtattttatatgtttaactATTATGTACGTGATTTTCAAGATCTGCTGTTGATTTACGTCTTTGTTACTgtgataggtaggtatttatttaatttgttacagTACTTACTCGTGATAGTTGGCGGAGTAAGTGAATGGTTCACCTGATGTTCTACAAAGTCACTCTACGCCTAAGAACCTGAACTATGTCTGCCCATGTGCCTCTTTTACCGGCAACCATATTCTTTAGgcagccgtgacagcccagcggatatgacctctgccttcgattcgaagggcgtaggtttgaaccAGGGCTCCTCCGATTCTTtcgacttttcagttatatatgcatcatggaaaaacatcgtaaggaagcCTGAcgatacctgcatacctaagatttttttgttctttacgtGTGGGAAATCTGTCAATaagcattgggtcagcgtggtagaGCCTTACTCCTCTTATTGTGTggacactcgtgctcaacagtgagccggatatgagttgttaatgatgttgataTCCTTCAGACACAGGATTTATTAATGAAGCTTGGTGGTAGAAATAAGCTTGGCAGTAGTTCTACTCTGGATGACTACTGGCATATAATGCTCTACGTCTTTTACTTTCCCGGTACGTTTTTTGGCAGAGCATCCATGGTTGTCTATGAAGtttttagacaatatttaggtacatgTACAATTCGTCTGGAGACTACGGAAAGAATGGACTCCTCTCTTATGGCTGCCTTTTTAGGACactcatttgtataatttatattgaaaactAACGTATGCCTCGCTTATCCCgcgagaaaatattattttttgcatgGATTATCAAGGAAAAGGGTACTTACTtactatatttttgtattacctattttggtaaaattattatattacatataggtaagtattatatcctaattttatatacctatgcCTAATTTTATTCAGCGTTCAATTGGTTACTTTTAACTTGACTATTGTTATTTGTCTCTATGTGCGGACaaccataaaataaatttcaataccTAATAGTAATTTATTAGAGTTTTCCCTACGAACTTGAATACATACAAACTCAGAGTTATTCATTCTATAAGCATATACACTTATAGACACACGCTACATTTACCGAAACGGACAAAAAGTTTTGCGCactgcaataaaaaataacgcGACAATCTGAAACGGGGAAAATACCTCCACTAAAGTAttctacagaaaaaaaatccaacgcTAATCCTGCAATTATGTCACACACGGACAAAAGGACTCTGAGCGGTGACGGCAATTAGCATGCAAATGTAAGAAAACGAACATTACGGCGCCAGAGGGCCTCCTCGCGCAGCCCCCGATGTATTGATCATACGATACTTCACACGCTTACATACGCCCGTCTCTTTTTAACTTCCCCACAACAGATcgctataaacataaacatttttataataaaacgacTCCATACATCTTTACTAACAAACGAAATTGTACTCTATGTATAACATAATAAGATTTAAAATCAgttatttagtttaaataattacgtCGTTGTTCCCGTTATCAAAGCGTTGTTGTGCCAGTAAATTCTGTTCCTATCTTTAAAGGAATAAAGATCTATTTCAGCGAAGAGTTAACGGAAAATGAGACGTACTTCAAAATTTAAAAGGTTATCAACGTGAACTTAATTAGATTTTTCAGTTGTTTACTGGTTCGATTAGTTTCGGAgatttcctttatttatttagtaggtTAAAGTAGGTGGATTTTGTGTATGGACCTATACATTTTATGGAATGTGGTAAATCAGAATAAAGTGCAGACTACACATCTTAAACACGCGTAGTTACTATAATATGGTTTTGTTTCGTTCTCTTTTCTATGCTGAATTGCACTCCAAGTAGGCATTCGACAATCTAATTCACTACTGTTATGACATCCAATGGTATTTATTTTGCATGTACTTATACTAATTTCCAGTTCGAGTTTTTTGTTCTCGCGATTTCCGAATCCTAAGGTTGCCTGCACGAATACGTTAGCTTTATCTATTCTGCTTCTCAAGTACTATGTTACTCTTTTCTTGTTTTGTGGTACACAAATtgcaagtttttaaataaattaacttattaacACATGAGATTGCAAAGCAACACCACCGGAGAGATCTGGTAAGATCGACGGGTTTACGGGCTTTTCCAGACACGATTGTGTAAAGTAAACTCAAGTGCTATGAAAATTTGTTGGAAGAAAGGCAGAATATTTTTTAAGGCTGCCCTAATCCTGCTGGTATATACTAttaaaaaacatcaaatcaattgacaaaatatcatttacttcctgtgtaatatccaccagtaagcaccggatgacattttggtctttattatcaatccataaaaatagaaaacgaatcaattgacaaaatgtcattcatacacgatacaaattacaaatttcatgctttttgtgtatattataaagtgtaGATGACACttgatgataataaagaccaatagTGGAACTTATGATTCGTATTCGTATAAATGAGGCACATGAGGCTTTCAATATCAGCCTCGGATGACAGGATTCCTTGATGCAACGCGTATAGAAGCTCTTAtcattaatttaagttttctGCTAGGCACCTATTTTcgattgttgatattactgatGCACATGACGATTATCTGGTTATagctgaaaaagaaaaagtaccAAAATACTTGGATcatgctcacgagattaccgccatgtggaatgttgaggtAACTGTTAAttttccgatagtcgtttcagtgaATTATCTTATAACGAAAAGCTCCGACCAACACTTTGAGAAGCTTATGcttgactgttggatcaagggccggatacagaaggcagtgattcttgaaacGGCGCGTATTGGAAGGAGGATCCTTGCTCTGGAGCCCTGATCAcctgaattttcaatattttttggtgttttgttatattttgtagttaataaatattgtaaaaataaataaatcagaggacataattttacaaatattacttacttaaaataatactttggTAAACATTAGTTTACGTAATTAGTCAACATCAGATACTGTAGTgtatgtgtaaaatattttttctttcttttcttcccCTTGTAAACACACTCGCTAAAAGGAGCCAAGCCAAGGTCTGCTAGCAAAATCCTACCAAAATCAACTGGCAgatatgtttatatttaaatggcaaaagaaatataaaacaagTTTTCACGGTGCCTGAAAATGTCCACTAGCCGTTATAAAATAAaggtagtgtctatttcattatttaaatttgcttaaaaagattttgaattgcttttttttttgttcttggcATCccctatatctatatttttaatgtttgatcTCTAATTTTCTATTCACGATCTCATTATAATTTCTTTGCAGCCCTTTTACTACCACTAACGCCATCTAGTATGAACTTGCAAAAAGTTTACAAAGCTTCTGAAATAGCATCTGTAGATGCTATTTAGGCATGCGCTGAAAATGCTAGTAGATACAATGGAAATTATACTTTATATCAAGGTGATACGATAAAATTTCGCATGCGGCGTCTGCGCTTGCGCTGTATAATTGATTTCTCCTGTCATTTCAGTGACGCCGTGCGAGCTTACATAGGTCaaagtaaaattattgtttatattcgttttataataaaaataaaccgagGGACATAGTTATGTGACAAAAATGTTACTAAACGgtaagattatatttatttttatactatttatagtttattttattggcTATACTGTAAAATTGCCTAGGTTAGGTTACCTATTTCTTATGGCTTCATTAAATTTTGGAaagcgattatgatactgcgtTTAAAGAAACTGAAAGGGTAAAATATGGGCAAAATGTTCACTTCATGTACAATTGTATATGGCTTTCGGATCTCATAACCTCACTATTAAGTCGTGAGATTAATATGAGCCAATGAAGTGTTGATCAGCAGCTagcattatttaaattattattaaaatacataaataaattcatacagccgaagtaaatattattgtaaagtcATTGGTCCTTAagtgtgcaaaatttcaaattaatccGAAGTTTGGAAGATTGAAAAACGAGTTCAAAAAATTCCATTGCATTATGTTAACGCGCTTATACGTAAagataataaaagcttgttttttttctttttctttcatctTCACATTGTTTTATATACCACTCACTACCTTGACCACACCGGCTAGAACTATTAGAACTATAAATACATGAAAAATGCGAGTTTGTTGAGTTTTGTCATTATTTTGACCGAAATAATTCTACTTTTGTTAGTATTGAGGCGCGGTAAGTATGTAATAAAGGAATTTGTGACCCGCACATTGTATGAACTGTAATCGTACAGGATTAGGGTGTTATCGGGTGATAATATGGTGGGTCGACTTTAGGGGCTCTTACAGTGCAGTGACACACAGCATGCATGATTGTGgtacagaaaaaatattgtaataatttcgCGCAAAATTTTCTAATTCGAACGTGTTTATTACCAGGTTATACAATAGGTTGGACATGATTTAGAACCCAAGGGCTGTTGGGTACTGCAAAATGCACTCCTCGACTACTTCGATGTATTAAAATCAGCTTCTGATGAATTACTTAAATGCACTTTAAATGGTTGGTTTGGTTGAGTATTGTGGGTTCTCTGCCCTTTATCTCAAAAATGATTGGGCGTatgaattgtttttaaaacaaaatttttagaaaagaCATCATTGGAGGAGAAGCAGAGATAAACACGTAAAACTTATTTTGTGCTTTTGGCATTAAAAAATTTACGAGATTTTATATGACAATTGAGACAACTCTTAGAACACCAAAAAGAAGGTGTATACAGCATAGTATTTCACATACCGAGGTTGACCTATTTATTTTCCATATTGACAGGCCTAGTGTCCAGCGTTCGTCACAGCCGTGTGTGTCACTTGACATCGCTTGTGACGGACACCGTGACATACGGAGCGCGCACTTGTCACCGCGAGTGCATAATTTGTCGTCCATTACAACTCCATTCTATACACAGCACCCCATAATAAAGTGGGGGGCCGATTAAAGGCCCGGTTCGTCTTTCCAACGACAACTGTGCAGTTTTATAAAGGGGGCCGAATAAATTATGCATTCGATCTATTGAAAGTGTATACTGTAATAGATTTCTGTTTTTGGACAGGGTAGTTTTGTGACACctgtttttctgtttttgtttgtggAATTTGAGAAAATGATTCTCAAGTTGCATTTAGAACTGTTGATGGAGATAATGAAAAacatactttttgttttttgtattgtattttcttttgtttgtttttttttattggaaaccTGTTTTGGTGATTCAGATGCTAGCTTTCTTCGGATAATGAGTTCTTTTGTTCGAGTCCTAGGttaggctatgaaatattaagccTTTTTTCCTCACAATAAATGTCTCGTAGAATCCTAGAGCGTGTAGAACGCTGTCACTGTCTTAAATATCTGAAGGATAATCGTTTTAACGCCATCCGCAGCGCGTTGGGTTCAAATTCCAAATTCACTCATCCTATTTTTTACTGTGTCCCATTCACCTAAGAACAAGAGGTCTGGCAGAGTAACTTAAAGTCCTCTATTATATGCTATAAAACGTTACACATAAACTTGAGCTCCTTTAGTATTTCGTTTTTTAAACTGTGTGCTTGtgaaaactttaaaaagaaaGGCATTTTTGCTGCAGCATTACTGGTATTTACTAAATGTTATCGGTTGATGGACGTAATTTTGTTATTCTGTCTTTGATGATTAAGCGATTAAACAAAGAATTGTCTGACAAAAAGTTGTATAGAAATGGTTGAGTTAAATTTTAGGCACATGATGGAAAAATGATGTGTTTCCTAAACTTCAAGGTtagacaaattaaaattagatcAGCTACCAATCAACAATTTGAATAAAAGGACCTAATAAATCAAAATGCTCTCGCCTTTTTTCCGATAAAACAGTTTACTAAATTTCCTGGGCGCTGACAAATGTAATAGGCATGAGGGTAGTTGTGAAATGAGGTGTGAATATTGCGTCTCCGCGGGATGTATGCCCCGCGGACCGGGGGTGGGCCCATCTGTCCGTCTCCCCTGCGTACCCTTTGGTGCAATACAATGCCCTTCAAATTAAACAGGTATGAGCTCGGATCTCGAATGTAGCTTTATCGAACTTATTTGCCAATTGTCAAATTAATTGATAACGCGTGGCATTGGGTTTTTGTCGATTTGATCAAAAAATTTACCCTTTTGAAAAATTAGCCATTactcgtgttttttttttgttagttaagttagtccctgactacaacctcacttgatggttagtgatgatgcagtctaagatgaaagcgggctaagttagcccgctttcatcaaTGTTAGgacattttagttttaaaagacgtctttaaccctacatccttcggtcacaagtccgggacttcgctcACTGCCATTCGAGGGTTTATTGGGGACCTGACaggcttttattttataatagtgttttgtatttttaaatccgcttctgatggTAACCCGTTTTCGACACATGCATCTTAGGATCCTATCGGGTTATTTTAAACGGTTAATTTGTCAACTTTTTTAATTGTAGCGTATTTCATCCTCTTATTGAACTGGTTGTCGCCTTGTACGGGTCGCGGGCCACACCATCCTCACGGCCAACACGTGGTCGACCACAAGCACCACCACTACAAGCCTATCTCGTCTGAATCTCTCACCAGTGATGCGAAGCTCTTACACGATACCAAGTGAGTTTAgtagcatttatttttttacgaatGAAAAGAATGTCGATACAttgaattgtgtttttttttattttttacaagttagcccttgtaaGTCTTTTATTACAATCTGGCttgataataagtgatgatgcaatctaagatgtataaattcacactcttttcggtttctactctcTTCTTTTCGGTGTATTTGGATGCACAAAGGTTAGATTAAAGtcagtagaaaccgaaagaggtgtagattgtcatcctcctcccaacaagttagcccgtatCCAACtgagattccatcatcacttaccatcaggtgaaattgtagtcaagggctaacttgtaaaaaaatgaaagacgttgaagggcattccacatcacAGAACGGCTAAtagttcttattagaaacgttgaTAGATAACGTGTCATGCGGtgtcgacaacaaaaggatgccattgAAGTTACTGAAGAAAAACcttgaatattaaattattattcttatttattcttCAGTATACTTTATGAAAAcacgtaataaaatatgtacatgAGTAAACCATAATTCTAACTTACTTTATCAATGATTACTGTTATCATTTACAGACATTTAGAAGAAGATACAAAATCTCTAACAGCAGAGGCATTAGCTAAGATGACGCCTGAAGAACTAGAATTCCATTACTTTTCTTCACATGATTATGATAAAAACTCAAAATTGGATGGATTAGAAATGTTAAAAGTAAGTAGTATATTAAATTCGCTATGACAAAATGAACAAGATAATTCTTGCATTGATGGTCATCGATGTCATGACTCGTGACCGTTTTTACCGACCGACCGTTTTTCAGGTGAATGAACCAAAAATAAATTGGACCATGTGAGACTCGTCTCAAAACTTTCAAATAGTTCTGTGTAGGGTAAAGcacaaattataaacaaacgCCAACGATAggcactttatttttaatttaaaactagctTACGCCCTACGGGTTCACCCgtgtaattcccgttcccgtaagaatacgggaataaaatatatatgacacacacaaataatgtgctttctataagtaaaagaattttgaaatcggttaagtcgattcagagattacccattataatctcaaaaactttatatgtattagtattttaaatgaaatatgatttttatcaacccatattcggctcactgctgagctcgagtctcctctaagaatgagaggggttaggccaatagtccaccacgctggcccaatgcggattggcagacttcacacacgcagagaattaagataattctctggtatgcaggtttcctcacgatgttttccttcaccgattgagacacgtgatatttaatttcttaaaatgcacacaactgaaaagttggaggtgcatgccccggaccggattcgaacccacaccctccggaatcggaggcagaggtcatatccactgggctatcacagctctatgatatgatttttatacgaattatttatttcaatattggaGTACAGTTATTTAATcaacatttttttgtattttaggcGGTATATCACACAATAGAACACTCTTTTCCTGAACCAGCTGAGGATGACTCTATTGAACCCGCAGCATCAGATATGGATACGTTTATTGGTAACTCaacttaatataattttaatacggTACGTTTTTTTCGGTAGGTAGCTAGCTACGGCAGACgctcccaccagctagatctgggtcaattaagaaaatctcaatcgacccagccgggttCGAAACCgagaccttcgtcttgtaaatccactgcacacAGCACTCGCCACGAAGGACGTCAAAATGTATGTGTCAGTAGCGGACATCATTGATACCGTGAACCCGCTTTGTTCCTATACCCATGGAAAtgcgggaataaaataaaacctatgtTATACGCtgataatgaattttaaaaatcgttttattGATTAAGCCGTAAAAGCGTTACTAACATACTAACTTTcgcattaataaaaaatatgggctttaatataatgatttaaattTCAGCTATAGTTGATCGTACATTACAGACAGATGATACTGATGGTGATGGATATGTCTCATATTCAGAATACAGAGCTGCACGTATCAATAATACTGATGATAGAACACCAAGGATTCTCAACTCACCGTAAACAAGGTAAACAACATAATTTTGAGTAATCAACGataacatttttgttagattaAGAAAACTATACAGTAAACATAGAaaatggggtgtaagggggaggctagtaccagtcagtctccccaactgccaacctcacctgctcgtggtgcaccctgcagatggaccgacgaggctctggcgaccgacgaatggcggtatatccattcccacaggctagattacgaaatgcctcaggccggtgtcgggcagcagcgacaccggcgcgagtgatctagcactgcgctgaccaacccgcatgcccagcgtggtcagtactgggcaaaactttgtatggacggcaaaaacaaaacacagcccctagtccccggcagccccgctattcctggctctggcagcggttatggtaacggcggggcaaggggtgttaagaatctccggcagagattccgctgccaaccccgacgactagacctggcaacatacaacgcacgcactttgaggtctgacgaaaaggtcatcgagctggaagaagttatgagcaagttgcactgggatatcataggattgtctgaagtccgaagagagggggagggctcgataatccttgaatccggcaacatgctctactaccgggagggcgaccaacagtcccagggtggtgtcggatttatcgttcacaagtccctcgtgaacaatgttgtaaaagtcgagagtgtgtcgagcagggtagcgttcctggtcctccgaattaccaaacggtattcgttgaaggttatacaggtttacgcaccgacctcgacacatcccgacgaggaggtagaggtattgtatgaggatatttctaaagccatacatgcctcaaactcttattacaatgttgtgatgggggattttaacgcaaagctgggcgaacgtagcggttcagagttgaaagtgggacgatttggatatgggcaacggaacgataggggccaaatgttggctgacttcatggagaaggagggcctctttatgatgaactccttcttcaagaagccaccacacaggaaatggacctggatgagccccgatggttccacgaaaaacgagatcgacttcatcttgtctaccagacggcaaatattcaacgatgtttctgtgatccatagggtgaaaaccggtagcgatcaccgaatggttagaggcacgttgaatatcaacattcagctggaacggtatcgactggtgaagtctacgctccgacctactcgtgcccatattcaaaaccccgagtcctttcaactagaactgcagaaccgctttgattgcctagcaaattgcgaaactgtggacgatctgaacaacaggttcgtggaaactgtccattccgttgggtctaagttctataagacccaccgtgcgaaaagaaccaaaaagttctcggaccaaacacttaaactcatggaagagaggcaagaaatgagattacagtcttcagcagatgcgtcaaaataccgacaaatcagtagacagatctctaagtcgcaaaccagcgacttgcgaaatttcaataccgagcgtattaaaaatgcgattgaaaataatcgaggctcgaaagttttcgccagagatctgtctattggacagaggcagctgacgcgtttgaagaccgaacacggtaatctaatttcttccaagcccgagttattaagtgaggtcgagaagttctatggacagctatacacgactactcagcagcctgttgccaatttggctaaagaccccagagccaagttgacccgacactatgccgaagatatcccggacgtcagcctatacgagattagtgtggctctcaaacacctgaagaacaataaggcgccaggtgaggacggaatcacagcagaactcctgaaagcgggtggaaaaccgatacttaaagtccttcagcgattgttcaattccgtcattcacgagggcacgacgcctgaggcgtggcataggagcgtggtggttctgttcttcaaaaaaggtgacaacaccttgctgaagaattacagacccatctcgctgctgagccatgtttacaaattgttctcgagagtcatcacgaatcgtctcgctaataggtttgacgacttccagcctcccgaacaagccggtttccgaaaaggctttagtaccatagaccacatccatacgctgcggcaggttatacagaagactcacgagtataaccagccactttgcttagcgtttgcggactatgagaaagccttcgattcggtggaaacttgggctgtgctaaggtcattgcagagatgccgaattgattacaggtatatccaagcgttgaagtgcttgtacgaaaacgccactatgtcagtccgtattcaggatcagactacgaggccaatccagttgcagcgaggagtgcgtcagggagatgtgatctctccgaagctatttaccgccgcactggaagacgtctttaagcttctggactggagcggacttggcatcaacatcaatggcgagtacatcactcaactgcggttcgcggatgatgtagtcatcatggcacagactctggatgaccttagtaccatgctcaatgacctcagcagcgtttctcaacaggtgggcctgaaaatgaacatgggcaaaacaaaaataatgtgtaatgctcatatatcgctccacccagttatagttgagaacgctgcactcgaaattgtagacgaatacatatacctaggacatatgatccagttaggtaggtccaatttcgagaaagaggtgaaccgtcgaatccaactcggctgggctgcattcgggaagcttcgcgacatcttttcgtccgaaattcctcagtgcctgaagacaaaagtcttcgaacagtgcgtgttgccagtgatgacctatggttccgagacttggtcgctaactatgggcctcataagaaggcttagagtcacacagcgggcgatggaacgagctatgttaggagtatctctgcgtgatcgaatcagaaatgaggagatccgcagaagaaccaaagtcaccgacatagctcaacgagttgcgaagctgaagtggcaatgggcggggcacatagttcgaagagccgatggacgttggggtcccaaagtg
This sequence is a window from Bicyclus anynana chromosome 16, ilBicAnyn1.1, whole genome shotgun sequence. Protein-coding genes within it:
- the LOC112056664 gene encoding multiple coagulation factor deficiency protein 2 homolog, whose protein sequence is MLLNAYFILLLNWLSPCTGRGPHHPHGQHVVDHKHHHYKPISSESLTSDAKLLHDTKHLEEDTKSLTAEALAKMTPEELEFHYFSSHDYDKNSKLDGLEMLKAVYHTIEHSFPEPAEDDSIEPAASDMDTFIAIVDRTLQTDDTDGDGYVSYSEYRAARINNTDDRTPRILNSP